From one Bacteroidia bacterium genomic stretch:
- a CDS encoding PorV/PorQ family protein, which produces MKLSNSIDLLGTNYIVLSFPCNFIIIFMLLKITCLVDFKKKLNFMGYMRYKKIIFGLLSVTVFCEPAFLNAQSNAPKYSNEFLAVGVGARALGMGNAYVAISDDITSGYWNPAGLLGIKSNAQLSLMHAEYFAGIAKYDYAGFAVRVDSSSVLAFSAVRFGVDNIANTTDLIDANGFVNYDNITSFSAADYAFLFSYTKQLGIPGLRIGANAKVIRRIVGSFAGAWGFGLDAGAQYDYKKWKFGLMARDITSTFNAWSYNLSSDMQTVFQETGNEIPQNGLEITLPRVILGAARKNYFYHNKISLLTELDVDLTFDGRRNVLFSGEPMSADPHIGFELGYLDMIFLRAGINNIQESTDINGLPVTNIQPNMGVGIKIKAFTIDYALSNIGSTGVGLYSNIFSLKFDINKIPK; this is translated from the coding sequence TTGAAATTGTCCAATTCCATTGATTTATTGGGCACAAATTACATTGTTTTGTCCTTTCCTTGCAATTTTATTATCATTTTTATGTTATTGAAAATTACTTGTTTGGTGGATTTCAAAAAAAAACTTAATTTTATGGGTTATATGAGGTACAAAAAAATAATTTTCGGTTTGCTGAGTGTTACAGTTTTTTGCGAACCGGCTTTTCTTAATGCGCAAAGCAATGCTCCCAAATACAGCAATGAATTTTTAGCTGTTGGAGTAGGGGCGAGGGCTTTGGGAATGGGCAATGCGTATGTTGCTATTTCGGATGATATCACTTCCGGATATTGGAATCCAGCGGGTTTGTTAGGCATCAAGAGCAATGCGCAGTTATCATTGATGCATGCGGAATATTTTGCAGGAATTGCCAAGTACGATTACGCAGGTTTTGCGGTACGTGTGGACAGCAGCAGTGTTTTAGCGTTCAGTGCAGTTCGTTTTGGGGTAGATAATATTGCCAATACTACTGATTTAATTGATGCGAACGGTTTTGTGAATTACGACAACATTACATCTTTTTCGGCGGCGGATTATGCTTTTTTATTTTCTTATACGAAACAATTGGGTATACCTGGATTGCGAATTGGCGCAAATGCAAAAGTGATTCGTCGAATTGTAGGCAGTTTTGCTGGAGCTTGGGGTTTCGGTTTAGATGCCGGCGCGCAATACGATTATAAAAAATGGAAATTCGGACTGATGGCACGCGATATTACCAGTACTTTCAACGCTTGGAGTTATAATTTAAGCAGCGATATGCAAACGGTTTTTCAAGAAACTGGAAATGAGATCCCTCAAAATGGATTAGAAATAACGCTTCCGCGAGTCATTCTTGGAGCAGCACGAAAAAATTATTTTTACCACAATAAAATTTCTTTACTGACGGAATTGGATGTGGATTTAACGTTTGACGGTAGAAGAAATGTGCTTTTCAGTGGAGAACCAATGAGTGCCGATCCGCATATTGGTTTTGAACTTGGCTATTTAGATATGATTTTTTTACGTGCCGGAATCAATAATATACAAGAAAGCACCGATATTAACGGCTTGCCGGTAACCAATATTCAGCCAAATATGGGCGTGGGGATTAAAATAAAAGCGTTTACGATTGATTATGCTTTGTCCAATATCGGCAGCACCGGTGTGGGTTTGTATTCCAATATTTTTTCATTGAAATTTGATATTAATAAAATACCGAAGTGA
- the pssA gene encoding CDP-diacylglycerol--serine O-phosphatidyltransferase, whose translation MTKHIPNFVTSLNLFCGCLAIVFSFSGYLEWAAAMIGLAAIFDFLDGLLARVLNVHSEIGKQLDSLADMVTFGVTPGVILFELFNRALLGNYPLLPFFAFVITVFSAIRLAKFNLDTRQTNSFIGVPTPANAILVASFPLIMQYQAHWAGIMWTNIFLNVFFLIIFTALMSYLLIAEIPLFALKFKDFSFKNNSLRFVFLGISLLLLIICRFVGIPIILFLYLIFSLINNKFLKPNEI comes from the coding sequence ATGACCAAACACATTCCGAATTTTGTTACTTCTTTAAATTTATTTTGCGGATGTTTAGCCATTGTATTTTCGTTTAGCGGTTATTTAGAATGGGCAGCCGCAATGATTGGTTTAGCGGCCATTTTCGATTTTTTAGATGGCTTGTTGGCACGCGTTTTAAACGTTCATTCCGAAATCGGAAAACAATTGGATTCACTCGCCGACATGGTTACTTTTGGCGTAACGCCAGGCGTTATTTTATTCGAATTATTTAATCGCGCTTTGCTCGGCAATTATCCGCTTCTTCCATTTTTTGCCTTTGTCATCACCGTTTTCTCGGCTATCCGCTTAGCGAAATTTAATTTAGATACGCGTCAAACAAATTCTTTTATCGGCGTACCAACGCCTGCCAACGCCATTCTCGTTGCTTCATTTCCGCTCATCATGCAATATCAGGCGCATTGGGCGGGCATTATGTGGACAAATATTTTTTTAAATGTTTTTTTTCTGATCATTTTTACCGCACTGATGTCGTATTTATTGATTGCTGAAATTCCTTTGTTTGCGCTGAAATTCAAAGATTTCTCCTTCAAAAATAATTCTTTGCGTTTTGTATTTCTCGGTATTTCTCTTTTGTTGTTGATAATTTGTCGCTTTGTCGGCATCCCAATTATCTTATTTTTGTACCTTATTTTTTCGTTGATAAACAATAAATTTTTGAAACCAAATGAAATTTAA
- a CDS encoding acyltransferase has translation MELDNFKKKYFDRLNALRFCAFLMVFISHIFVLKSGTSASSWILFLTNHARCGFLGLDFFFVLSGFLITWIIFEENYFYQNFDWKNFFFRRTLRIWPLYFLIVLIGFSASFYFSNSAHPLPSLIYFLSFTLNFYIVKHGADFLFFLVFLWSIAVEEQFYIFWSLTLKFFSNHAVKICFLILVFSLFFRYYFSNNSAMLYFHSFSVMADFAIGSLFAISAFRKNKIFVFLKSISKNYFSAIYFLLILNIFFYDRFYSNMWMIVFEKLIFSTLFALIIFDQSFRKKTLQKNNFSNVINYLGKISFGLYCYHGIVITIFSKLAAEYNFENSSIAFFILKSVLIFAVTVIVSAISYEYFEKFFLQLKNKFYPQRHSL, from the coding sequence ATGGAATTGGACAATTTCAAAAAAAAATATTTCGACCGTTTAAATGCACTTCGTTTTTGTGCGTTTTTAATGGTTTTTATTTCTCACATTTTTGTGTTGAAAAGCGGAACTTCTGCGTCTTCTTGGATTCTTTTTTTGACAAATCATGCGCGTTGTGGTTTCCTCGGACTCGATTTTTTCTTTGTATTATCAGGCTTTCTCATCACATGGATTATTTTTGAAGAAAATTATTTTTACCAAAATTTCGATTGGAAAAATTTTTTTTTCAGACGCACGCTGCGCATTTGGCCACTCTATTTCTTAATTGTATTAATTGGATTTTCGGCTTCTTTTTATTTTTCAAATTCTGCACATCCACTGCCTTCCTTAATATATTTTTTATCTTTTACGCTCAACTTTTACATCGTAAAACATGGAGCTGATTTTCTATTTTTCCTCGTATTTTTATGGTCTATCGCCGTGGAAGAACAATTTTATATTTTTTGGTCTTTAACCTTGAAATTCTTTTCCAACCATGCTGTCAAAATTTGTTTTTTGATTCTTGTTTTTTCTCTTTTTTTTAGATATTATTTCAGCAACAATAGTGCAATGCTTTATTTTCACTCATTCAGCGTAATGGCTGATTTTGCAATTGGTTCGCTTTTCGCAATAAGCGCTTTTCGAAAAAATAAAATTTTTGTTTTTTTGAAAAGCATTTCGAAAAATTATTTTTCTGCGATCTATTTTTTGTTAATCCTAAATATTTTTTTTTACGATCGCTTTTATTCCAATATGTGGATGATTGTGTTTGAAAAATTAATTTTCTCAACGCTATTTGCACTCATTATTTTTGATCAATCTTTTCGAAAAAAGACACTTCAAAAAAATAATTTTTCAAACGTTATTAATTACCTCGGAAAGATTTCTTTCGGACTCTATTGTTATCATGGTATTGTCATTACAATTTTTAGTAAACTTGCAGCAGAATACAATTTTGAAAATTCATCTATCGCATTTTTTATTTTAAAATCGGTGCTTATTTTTGCAGTAACAGTAATCGTTTCAGCAATAAGTTATGAATATTTTGAGAAATTTTTTCTACAATTAAAAAATAAATTTTACCCACAACGTCATTCATTATGA
- the purS gene encoding phosphoribosylformylglycinamidine synthase subunit PurS produces MKFKAEIDVMPLKALLDPQGKAVSGSMKNLGLPEIENVRIGKHISLEIEAESLETANVKVTEACKKLLANQIMESYEIKIAAI; encoded by the coding sequence ATGAAATTTAAAGCCGAAATAGATGTGATGCCATTGAAGGCATTGTTGGATCCACAAGGAAAAGCCGTAAGCGGAAGTATGAAAAATTTAGGTTTACCCGAAATCGAAAATGTGCGTATCGGAAAACATATCAGTTTAGAAATTGAAGCAGAGTCGTTGGAAACTGCGAATGTGAAAGTAACTGAAGCCTGCAAAAAATTATTGGCGAATCAAATTATGGAAAGCTACGAAATCAAAATTGCTGCAATTTAA
- the lptB gene encoding LPS export ABC transporter ATP-binding protein, which translates to MLLRTENLVKKYKHRTVAKNVSVEVKQGEIVGLLGPNGAGKTTSFYMIVGMIKPNSGSIFLDDKDITSEPMYKRAQLGIGYLAQEASIFRKLSVEDNILAVLEMTKLTEDQQREKLESLLDEFGLQHIRSSRGDLLSGGERRRTEIARCLAVNPHFILLDEPFAGVDPIAVEDIQEIISKLKDKNIGILITDHNVHETLDITDRAYLLFEGSILKSGTAEELAADEQVRRVYLGKNFELRK; encoded by the coding sequence ATGCTGTTAAGAACTGAGAATTTAGTCAAAAAATACAAACACCGTACCGTAGCAAAAAATGTTTCGGTAGAGGTGAAGCAAGGAGAAATAGTAGGTTTGCTCGGTCCAAACGGCGCTGGCAAAACAACTTCTTTTTACATGATTGTGGGAATGATAAAACCCAATTCTGGAAGTATTTTTTTGGATGATAAAGACATTACCTCAGAGCCGATGTACAAGCGTGCTCAACTCGGAATTGGTTATTTGGCGCAGGAAGCATCCATTTTTAGGAAATTAAGTGTAGAAGATAATATTCTCGCGGTGCTTGAAATGACGAAGCTTACAGAAGATCAACAACGTGAAAAATTAGAATCTTTGTTGGACGAATTTGGATTACAACACATTCGGAGTAGCCGCGGCGATTTACTTTCGGGCGGCGAACGCAGAAGAACCGAAATTGCAAGATGTTTGGCTGTAAATCCTCATTTTATTTTGTTGGACGAACCTTTTGCAGGCGTTGATCCGATTGCTGTAGAAGACATTCAAGAAATTATTTCGAAACTCAAAGATAAAAATATTGGTATTTTAATTACCGATCACAATGTGCACGAAACATTAGATATTACTGATAGAGCGTATTTACTTTTTGAAGGAAGTATTTTAAAATCGGGAACAGCCGAAGAATTGGCTGCAGACGAGCAAGTACGAAGAGTTTATCTTGGTAAAAATTTCGAATTGCGGAAATAA
- a CDS encoding sulfotransferase, producing the protein MKQNTIVAIGALGGSGTRVVAQILMDAGIFMGDDLNVANDNLVFTRLFKNPRWFENTSQNNVNKRLKLFEKYMTNGHLSFSEKLHIAFAAYTNPSIKSNSDYYSKLFSEPIIRTNKTNFIWGWKEPNTQIYIEEIANYSPNLKYIHVIRHGLDMAFSDNKQQLKNWGYRFNIHLKADDDEKEIARKQLDYWIKSNTNAIEKGRELLDDRFHLLYHEKLCKQPKIEIKNLMNFIGHEINDSILASLASIPTISGSGERYKKNDCSIFSEEQLREVENLGFSISKK; encoded by the coding sequence ATGAAACAAAATACAATTGTTGCCATCGGTGCATTGGGCGGAAGCGGAACTAGAGTAGTAGCTCAAATATTGATGGATGCAGGTATTTTTATGGGCGATGATTTGAATGTAGCCAACGATAATTTAGTATTCACGCGACTTTTTAAAAACCCGAGGTGGTTTGAAAATACTTCTCAAAACAATGTCAACAAACGATTGAAGCTGTTTGAAAAATACATGACGAACGGACATTTATCTTTTTCAGAGAAATTACACATTGCATTCGCAGCCTATACCAATCCTAGCATTAAAAGTAATTCTGATTATTACTCTAAACTATTTTCGGAACCTATTATTCGTACGAATAAAACTAATTTTATATGGGGATGGAAAGAACCGAATACGCAAATTTATATCGAAGAAATCGCTAATTATTCTCCAAATTTAAAATACATTCATGTAATACGGCATGGATTAGACATGGCTTTCAGCGATAATAAACAACAACTTAAAAATTGGGGCTATCGATTTAACATTCATCTAAAAGCAGATGATGATGAAAAAGAAATAGCTCGTAAACAATTGGATTATTGGATAAAATCAAATACAAACGCAATCGAAAAAGGAAGAGAGCTTTTAGACGATCGGTTTCATTTATTGTATCACGAAAAGTTGTGCAAACAACCAAAAATTGAAATAAAAAACCTCATGAATTTTATTGGACATGAAATAAATGATTCCATTTTAGCCTCATTGGCAAGTATTCCAACTATTTCAGGCTCAGGTGAGAGATATAAAAAAAACGATTGTTCTATTTTTTCAGAAGAACAATTGAGAGAAGTGGAAAATTTAGGATTTTCAATTTCAAAAAAATAA